A genomic window from Pseudomonas alcaligenes includes:
- a CDS encoding DUF1493 family protein — translation MDIEEIYNFLEKSKGVSKDKLTPKADLCYDLGIDGDDFFELMEDFSSRYNVSMNNYCWYFHHKEEGLNFGALFSPAPYQQVNRIPITPEILLLAATNKTWPIIYPEHKISSRRTESLINKMLITILLGFVAICIVSELA, via the coding sequence ATGGATATCGAAGAAATCTACAATTTTCTTGAAAAAAGCAAAGGAGTAAGCAAAGACAAACTTACTCCAAAAGCTGACCTATGCTACGACCTTGGCATAGACGGAGATGATTTCTTTGAGCTAATGGAAGATTTTTCATCAAGATACAACGTATCCATGAACAACTACTGCTGGTATTTTCACCACAAAGAAGAGGGGTTAAATTTCGGCGCTCTATTTTCGCCAGCACCATATCAGCAGGTTAACCGCATACCGATCACCCCAGAAATACTACTGCTTGCCGCCACAAATAAAACATGGCCAATAATTTATCCAGAGCACAAAATCAGCAGTCGGCGCACCGAGAGCTTAATAAATAAAATGCTCATAACCATATTATTAGGCTTTGTTGCCATATGCATAGTGTCAGAACTCGCCTAA
- a CDS encoding DUF6869 domain-containing protein, which translates to MNDIDALSNDSELPRTESFLTDLWLKGNHEQLWEFICHTAERDLSERVASYLAAGPLEDLLASAGPEFIDRVEALASKSSKFKYLLQGVWRNEIEESVWQRIQSILGKG; encoded by the coding sequence ATAAACGATATCGATGCACTGAGCAATGACTCCGAGCTACCGAGAACAGAGTCATTTCTGACAGACCTCTGGCTCAAAGGTAACCATGAGCAGCTATGGGAGTTTATTTGCCACACAGCTGAAAGAGATCTCTCAGAAAGAGTCGCTAGCTACCTAGCAGCCGGCCCATTGGAAGACCTACTTGCAAGCGCGGGGCCTGAGTTCATTGATCGTGTTGAGGCGCTTGCATCAAAAAGCAGTAAATTCAAATACCTGCTTCAAGGCGTTTGGAGAAATGAAATAGAGGAAAGTGTTTGGCAGCGCATACAATCAATCCTTGGCAAGGGCTAA
- a CDS encoding DUF6713 family protein — protein MKEKLLYLGVGILFTHELDAMRNNEWLVLPLTSWLPSEYAEAVFVWAHIPLFAALVAALASLEMKIRQNTRLGFSIFLVIHGILHAVFSAHEKYEFASLTSNVLIFGGALCGALYLLLNGRASRT, from the coding sequence ATGAAAGAGAAATTGCTTTATTTGGGCGTGGGAATACTCTTTACTCATGAATTAGACGCAATGCGCAATAATGAGTGGCTAGTTCTTCCCCTGACAAGCTGGCTCCCTAGCGAATACGCTGAAGCTGTATTTGTTTGGGCCCATATTCCACTATTTGCAGCACTGGTGGCAGCGCTCGCAAGCCTGGAAATGAAAATCCGCCAAAATACTCGACTCGGCTTCTCGATATTTCTGGTAATCCATGGAATTCTGCATGCTGTTTTTTCGGCTCACGAAAAGTACGAGTTCGCGTCATTGACGTCAAACGTACTTATTTTCGGCGGAGCACTATGCGGCGCCCTATACTT